In Micromonospora purpureochromogenes, a single window of DNA contains:
- the lgt gene encoding prolipoprotein diacylglyceryl transferase: MTLASLSPQAALPSPTTAVWHLGPAPIRAYALCIILGIVLACWVTERRLRQRGVAPGAVLDIAVWAVPAGIVGARIYHVITSPEKYFGTGGDWLKVFYIHEGGLGIWGAVAGGAVGAWIAARQLGIPFAVVADALAPGLPLAQAVGRFGNWFNNELYGGRTTLPWGLEIHRMDPANPGQAQRDPAGQAVLEPGLYHPTFLYEALWNVGVAALVFALDRRFKLGKGRAFALYVMGYTAGRFWIELMRTDEANQILGVRLNVWTAAVVFLGALIYFLRVRGPREYLIPVGVPAAAVPPAGGDVSQVDLSRTENGPRAVAPEGYRTVSEEQFEAYRETGEVPDEPAAATTTETDDEPPADADDEAEPVGDGDVPERDDRAGAAGARPADRDS; this comes from the coding sequence GTGACCCTCGCCTCGTTGAGCCCCCAGGCGGCCCTGCCGAGCCCGACCACCGCGGTCTGGCATCTCGGGCCGGCGCCGATCCGGGCCTATGCGCTCTGCATCATCCTCGGCATCGTGCTGGCCTGCTGGGTCACCGAGCGCCGGCTGCGCCAGCGTGGCGTGGCCCCGGGCGCGGTGCTCGACATCGCGGTCTGGGCGGTGCCGGCCGGCATCGTCGGCGCCCGGATCTACCACGTGATCACCTCGCCGGAGAAGTACTTCGGCACCGGCGGGGACTGGCTCAAGGTGTTCTACATCCACGAGGGTGGGCTGGGCATCTGGGGCGCGGTCGCCGGTGGCGCGGTCGGCGCCTGGATCGCCGCCCGGCAGCTCGGCATCCCGTTCGCGGTGGTGGCCGACGCGCTCGCCCCCGGCCTGCCGCTGGCCCAGGCGGTCGGTCGGTTCGGCAACTGGTTCAACAACGAGCTCTACGGCGGCCGCACCACGCTGCCCTGGGGGCTGGAGATCCACAGGATGGACCCGGCCAACCCGGGCCAGGCGCAGCGCGATCCTGCCGGCCAGGCGGTCCTGGAGCCCGGGCTCTACCACCCGACGTTCCTGTACGAGGCGCTGTGGAACGTCGGCGTCGCCGCCCTGGTGTTCGCCCTCGACCGCCGGTTCAAGCTCGGCAAGGGTCGGGCCTTCGCGCTCTACGTGATGGGCTACACCGCCGGTCGGTTCTGGATCGAGCTGATGCGCACCGACGAGGCGAACCAGATCCTCGGCGTCCGGCTCAATGTCTGGACCGCCGCCGTGGTCTTCCTCGGCGCGCTGATCTACTTCCTCCGGGTCCGCGGCCCCCGCGAGTACCTGATCCCGGTGGGCGTGCCGGCCGCCGCAGTCCCGCCGGCCGGTGGGGACGTCTCCCAGGTCGACCTCTCCCGCACCGAGAACGGCCCCCGGGCCGTCGCTCCAGAGGGCTACCGGACGGTCAGCGAGGAGCAGTTCGAGGCGTACCGGGAGACCGGCGAGGTCCCCGACGAGCCCGCCGCCGCGACGACCACCGAGACCGACGACGAACCCCCGGCCGACGCCGACGACGAGGCCGAGCCCGTGGGCGACGGCGACGTCCCGGAGCGGGACGACCGGGCGGGCGCCGCCGGCGCCCGGCCCGCCGACCGGGACAGCTGA